One Kosmotoga arenicorallina S304 genomic window carries:
- the murD gene encoding UDP-N-acetylmuramoyl-L-alanine--D-glutamate ligase, protein MKKIGFVGLGASNFELLKYIRSTYPEWECLISEQGKVHEEYRAYLEDEGIFFEQDGHTEKILESDFFVMSPGISPRSAIGRRIISSGKPVTTELEFSLKELKKRKKGVFIGITGTNGKTTTTSMLGHIMKEKGLNVFVGGNIGVPLATAMKDDYDFYVLEVSSFQLNWFDSKEPVFHLSSVLNVAEDHLDYHGTFSEYLAQKKKIITLTSEYSILQEDLVNKFDIQRNAHIVPFSLKGKGLLSVKDGIMNFHKVRLDLTRYITTRHNWENALVAIALAHFSGISVFDALEKLVSYKYPRHRLMKVETIEGVCYIDDSKATNAHAVVKALENFQPSDIVLILAGKGKDESFNELLPRLKMLKKVIIIGDELGLVEKLDHDISYEVVDNMKQAVEKAHKAALAGNVVLFSPGGSSFDRYRNYKERGEDFINEVKNLRKTAGMMR, encoded by the coding sequence GTGAAGAAAATTGGATTTGTCGGTCTGGGAGCCTCGAATTTTGAACTTTTGAAATACATAAGAAGTACTTATCCAGAATGGGAATGTCTTATTTCCGAGCAAGGAAAAGTTCATGAAGAATATAGAGCGTATCTTGAAGATGAGGGAATATTCTTTGAGCAGGACGGCCACACAGAAAAAATTCTCGAATCAGATTTTTTTGTTATGAGTCCGGGTATTTCACCTCGCAGTGCCATCGGGCGGAGGATAATTTCTTCTGGAAAACCCGTAACAACAGAGCTCGAGTTTTCACTGAAAGAGCTTAAGAAAAGAAAAAAAGGTGTTTTTATAGGTATAACAGGAACTAACGGAAAAACCACTACAACATCAATGCTTGGGCACATAATGAAGGAAAAGGGGCTTAACGTCTTTGTCGGCGGAAACATTGGAGTTCCTCTGGCGACTGCAATGAAAGATGATTACGATTTTTATGTTCTGGAAGTTAGTTCCTTTCAGTTGAACTGGTTTGATTCAAAAGAACCTGTTTTTCACCTTTCAAGTGTGCTGAATGTGGCGGAAGACCATCTCGATTATCATGGTACCTTTTCAGAATATCTGGCTCAGAAGAAAAAGATAATCACTTTAACTTCTGAGTACTCGATACTGCAAGAGGATCTGGTTAATAAATTCGACATCCAGCGAAATGCTCATATCGTACCCTTCTCATTAAAAGGTAAAGGGCTTTTATCCGTTAAAGATGGCATTATGAACTTCCATAAAGTGAGGCTTGACCTGACCAGGTACATCACGACTAGGCATAATTGGGAAAATGCCCTGGTTGCAATTGCGTTAGCCCATTTTTCAGGTATCTCAGTGTTCGATGCCCTCGAAAAACTGGTATCCTATAAATATCCAAGACATAGGTTGATGAAAGTGGAAACCATTGAAGGGGTTTGCTATATCGACGATTCAAAGGCAACAAATGCTCATGCTGTGGTCAAAGCGCTGGAAAACTTTCAGCCTTCTGATATTGTTTTAATTCTCGCAGGCAAGGGAAAAGATGAAAGTTTTAACGAATTATTGCCCAGGTTAAAAATGCTCAAAAAGGTCATTATCATCGGGGATGAACTTGGATTAGTGGAAAAACTCGATCATGATATTTCTTACGAAGTGGTAGACAATATGAAGCAGGCTGTAGAAAAGGCACATAAAGCAGCTCTTGCAGGCAATGTGGTCTTGTTTAGTCCGGGAGGTTCGAGCTTCGATAGGTACAGGAACTACAAAGAACGGGGTGAAGATTTCATAAATGAAGTTAAAAATCTTAGAAAAACAGCCGGTATGATGAGATGA
- a CDS encoding endonuclease III domain-containing protein yields the protein MENQKILEDIFIELRKRYNPHGWWPAETPFEIAIGAVLTQNTNWNNVEKAISNLKKLRVLSPEGLCKLDNRTLIEAIKPAGFYTRKSKVVKAISRIFKSLWVEEDMFEIRKKLLSIKGIGKETADSILLYAFERPIFVVDAYTLRFLKRYGFDNLVDYDHVQAMFQNAFPGNVSLFRDFHAVIVEHSKALCRKKPDCNNCFLIKCKRAADAGTP from the coding sequence ATGGAAAACCAGAAAATCCTTGAAGACATTTTTATAGAACTGCGGAAGCGATACAATCCCCACGGATGGTGGCCTGCTGAGACACCCTTTGAAATAGCAATTGGTGCCGTATTAACGCAAAACACAAACTGGAACAACGTGGAAAAAGCCATTTCAAACCTAAAAAAATTGAGAGTTTTATCTCCAGAAGGTCTTTGTAAACTGGACAATAGAACTTTGATAGAAGCCATCAAACCTGCTGGATTCTATACTCGTAAATCAAAGGTTGTCAAAGCAATTTCCCGGATATTCAAATCGCTTTGGGTTGAGGAAGACATGTTTGAGATCAGAAAAAAACTCCTGTCCATTAAAGGAATTGGCAAAGAAACTGCTGATTCTATACTTTTGTATGCCTTTGAAAGGCCTATATTTGTTGTTGATGCCTACACACTGAGATTTCTAAAAAGATATGGATTTGATAATCTGGTAGATTATGATCATGTTCAAGCTATGTTTCAAAATGCCTTTCCAGGTAATGTTTCTTTGTTCAGGGATTTTCATGCTGTTATTGTTGAACATTCAAAAGCCCTTTGCAGAAAAAAACCCGATTGCAATAATTGTTTCCTCATAAAATGCAAAAGGGCTGCCGATGCCGGCACCCCTTAA
- the mraY gene encoding phospho-N-acetylmuramoyl-pentapeptide-transferase: protein MNELMLFFLSFFGVLLLLYPFENLQRKNKIGQFIREEGPDLHNHKTGTPTSAGLVFIPVVLLAVTFFSKDHNLIIPVTTGVLFGIVGAMDDLAKLIKRNSSGISALTRLILEFFIAFFIVYMIQRVNPHTHLLIPFSKKSIDIGFLYFPFAMTAIVGTANAVNITDGVDGLAGSVYIASVFPLIILGYHGSLYSALIGALLGFLWHNWYPAKVFMGDTGSLSLGGILAASLAMTGREIYLFLFGFIFVVETLSDIIQVGSFKLRNKRVFKMAPVHHHFELLGWHESKIAFRFSIIALGFSLLGLLGWRGYW from the coding sequence ATGAATGAGCTGATGCTTTTCTTTCTTTCTTTTTTTGGGGTACTCCTGCTTCTGTATCCATTTGAAAATTTGCAAAGAAAAAACAAAATCGGGCAGTTTATCCGGGAAGAGGGACCGGATCTGCACAATCATAAAACGGGAACCCCCACATCAGCAGGGTTGGTTTTTATACCCGTGGTGTTGTTAGCTGTAACTTTTTTCAGTAAAGATCACAATTTAATTATCCCTGTTACAACAGGGGTTCTTTTTGGAATTGTTGGTGCCATGGATGATTTAGCAAAGCTGATAAAGAGAAATTCTTCAGGTATAAGCGCTTTAACAAGGCTGATACTGGAATTTTTTATAGCGTTTTTCATTGTGTACATGATCCAACGCGTCAATCCCCATACACATCTTCTCATACCCTTTTCTAAGAAAAGCATCGATATAGGATTTCTTTATTTTCCCTTTGCCATGACAGCGATAGTGGGAACAGCAAATGCGGTGAATATTACCGATGGTGTTGATGGCCTGGCTGGTAGTGTGTATATTGCATCGGTGTTTCCATTGATTATTTTGGGATATCATGGTTCTTTGTATTCTGCATTGATAGGTGCGCTTTTAGGCTTTTTGTGGCACAATTGGTATCCAGCAAAAGTTTTCATGGGCGATACTGGATCCCTTTCCCTTGGAGGCATTTTGGCGGCATCTCTGGCTATGACAGGGCGGGAAATTTATCTGTTTCTCTTTGGCTTTATATTTGTTGTAGAAACTTTGAGTGATATCATTCAAGTGGGTTCTTTTAAATTGCGAAACAAGAGAGTTTTTAAGATGGCTCCTGTTCATCACCATTTTGAACTTTTAGGCTGGCATGAGTCGAAAATTGCTTTCAGATTTTCCATCATAGCACTTGGATTTTCATTACTTGGATTACTCGGTTGGAGGGGTTATTGGTGA
- a CDS encoding YitT family protein gives MSFGKAFKDYFFITIGSLITAVALVSFLIPNNVIAGGVSGLAIIFYRLFGWWVGIQMLAYNAVLFVLAFMLLGVGFGVKSIYSAVILSVFIDALQHINIPVFVASSVQDGGLLVAIYGGALAGIGMGMVLWRGASTGGTDIIAMILSKYLHLSTGIGLLLADTIITTMAIVVFGPLVAMYGIITIFTTSKTIDGILEGFGNTRTAFIITEKYEEVKSRILKDMERGVTLLNAVGGFTGKERPVLMVSLRRRELGMLRRIIKEEDPNIFMIVVNNAEVFGEGFKHLS, from the coding sequence ATGAGTTTCGGTAAGGCTTTCAAAGACTATTTTTTCATCACTATAGGCTCACTGATAACGGCAGTAGCCCTTGTATCCTTTCTCATCCCGAACAACGTTATAGCTGGTGGAGTGAGTGGATTGGCTATAATTTTTTATAGATTGTTCGGTTGGTGGGTTGGAATACAAATGCTGGCTTATAACGCTGTTCTCTTCGTCCTCGCTTTTATGCTGCTCGGGGTAGGCTTTGGTGTAAAATCTATTTACTCCGCAGTCATTTTATCGGTGTTCATAGATGCGTTGCAACACATAAATATCCCTGTTTTTGTGGCTTCCAGTGTGCAGGATGGAGGCTTGCTTGTGGCGATATACGGCGGTGCATTGGCAGGGATAGGTATGGGTATGGTACTCTGGCGCGGTGCTTCTACCGGCGGAACTGATATCATAGCCATGATATTGAGCAAATATCTCCATTTAAGTACGGGAATAGGGCTTTTACTGGCTGATACAATTATCACTACCATGGCTATAGTGGTTTTCGGCCCGCTTGTTGCCATGTATGGTATCATTACGATCTTCACAACCAGCAAGACCATAGACGGCATTCTCGAAGGATTCGGTAATACTCGAACTGCCTTTATAATCACTGAAAAATATGAAGAAGTTAAATCCAGAATATTGAAAGATATGGAACGAGGTGTTACACTGCTAAATGCTGTTGGAGGCTTTACAGGAAAGGAAAGACCTGTTCTAATGGTATCGCTAAGGCGGCGGGAATTGGGGATGTTAAGGCGAATAATAAAGGAAGAAGATCCGAACATATTCATGATAGTTGTTAACAACGCAGAAGTGTTTGGAGAAGGCTTCAAACACTTGAGTTAA
- a CDS encoding nucleotide exchange factor GrpE, producing MEEKNEKQKKGKAPSHTLKDKIAALEKKIKEKDEHIKELEDQLARMRSEFHNFRMALQREQEVLISREKENVVFKLIGLLEDFERALNHGNNTSENFVKGIRMLYKRLAMILTEEGVEEILPATGSPFDPFRDEAVETVESDSAEEMTILEVKEKGYRYANKILKAPKVVVAVKPRVRKEKHSDDTPSGQ from the coding sequence ATGGAAGAAAAGAACGAAAAACAGAAAAAGGGTAAAGCCCCTTCACACACTTTGAAGGACAAAATTGCAGCTTTGGAGAAAAAGATTAAGGAAAAGGATGAACATATAAAAGAACTCGAAGATCAGCTTGCAAGAATGAGGTCAGAGTTCCATAATTTCAGAATGGCTCTTCAAAGAGAGCAGGAAGTATTAATCAGCAGAGAGAAAGAAAATGTGGTGTTCAAACTAATAGGTTTGCTTGAAGATTTTGAACGTGCTCTAAATCATGGAAATAACACTTCTGAAAACTTCGTCAAGGGTATCAGGATGCTATATAAGCGTCTTGCAATGATACTTACTGAAGAGGGCGTGGAAGAGATTTTACCTGCAACAGGCTCACCCTTTGACCCCTTCAGGGACGAAGCAGTAGAAACTGTGGAATCCGATTCGGCAGAAGAGATGACAATTCTGGAAGTCAAAGAAAAAGGATACAGATATGCCAACAAAATCCTGAAAGCGCCCAAGGTTGTAGTCGCCGTTAAGCCGAGAGTGAGAAAAGAAAAACACTCTGACGACACACCATCCGGGCAGTAA
- the tsaB gene encoding tRNA (adenosine(37)-N6)-threonylcarbamoyltransferase complex dimerization subunit type 1 TsaB: MNFLTLDSSSKRLIVGIKSENKEAGVLLNSIGKHGAFLMRAIKNLLEYADLKTSELDFLGCGIGPGSLTGLRVGISTIKGLAYPFNLSVATFCSLDMLAISTLLPEEKGVVARKGREGHYYWRRYRLTGGKLIRETHPAFSPLEELANKLDLDETIILENAEHLNEFPEINSRIARPPSIEDLLCLTEESYRHGGLVDLRELNPYYLQKSVAEINWEKRYGKPENP, encoded by the coding sequence ATGAATTTCCTGACACTGGATAGTTCTTCTAAACGATTGATAGTAGGTATTAAAAGCGAAAATAAAGAAGCGGGAGTTCTTTTGAATTCCATCGGTAAACATGGCGCTTTTCTTATGAGAGCTATAAAGAATTTGCTTGAATACGCCGATCTCAAGACCTCTGAGCTCGATTTTTTAGGATGCGGGATAGGGCCAGGATCATTAACTGGATTGAGGGTAGGCATTTCAACGATAAAGGGTCTGGCATATCCCTTCAACCTTTCAGTGGCAACTTTTTGCTCCCTTGATATGCTGGCAATTTCTACTTTGCTGCCAGAGGAAAAAGGTGTGGTAGCAAGAAAAGGGAGAGAAGGGCATTATTATTGGCGAAGGTATAGATTGACCGGTGGCAAATTGATAAGAGAAACGCATCCTGCATTTTCTCCCCTTGAAGAATTAGCGAATAAACTCGATTTGGATGAGACAATTATCCTCGAAAACGCTGAACACTTAAACGAATTTCCTGAAATTAATTCACGAATAGCCAGGCCACCATCAATAGAAGATCTTCTGTGTTTAACGGAAGAATCTTACAGGCATGGGGGACTTGTCGACCTCAGGGAGTTAAATCCATACTATCTGCAAAAATCAGTCGCTGAAATAAACTGGGAAAAAAGATATGGAAAACCAGAAAATCCTTGA
- a CDS encoding UDP-N-acetylmuramoyl-tripeptide--D-alanyl-D-alanine ligase — MNEEIITEFLKLTDGKKLKIDSRKVEPGDVFIALKGKHSDGNDFVIDALKRGAFSAVTSKKISDERVFFAEDPGRLLLESAKKILQTSKIEFRIGITGSNGKTTTKELLHQALTKMEPTFKTPGNYNTEIGLPLAILEKREELNASRYGIFELAADKKGDIKRLIELVKPNISILTNIGTAHLGNYKSYNELFDEKFSVFSELRDHDTAVANGDNSRLVKRLERATFRTLLFGETKGLLLLDEYYYMNGNTMVVLDFSGNKRLIRLKGIWNKGQIKSLMAAYLTMHAMGIELPELLLLDSTLPFDNRFKVHDYSGIRVINDCYNSSIESVMVAVEAISRLSKGEKIAVIGSILEQGSHSKAAHHKLAELLRDFDSIVLYTADPQVEYVTELVTPSLVSNSVEDIVNWLVKHVKKRTIVYFKASRSVMLEKVLNAFKEKIMKNE; from the coding sequence ATGAATGAAGAGATTATCACTGAGTTTCTAAAACTGACGGATGGAAAAAAGTTAAAGATAGATTCAAGAAAAGTAGAACCCGGTGATGTTTTCATAGCTTTGAAAGGGAAACACTCTGATGGAAATGATTTTGTTATAGACGCCCTTAAACGGGGCGCTTTTTCAGCTGTGACCTCTAAGAAAATTTCAGATGAAAGGGTATTTTTTGCGGAAGACCCAGGCAGACTTCTTCTGGAATCAGCAAAGAAAATATTGCAGACTTCAAAAATCGAGTTCAGAATAGGCATCACAGGTTCAAATGGCAAAACTACTACAAAGGAATTGCTGCATCAAGCCCTTACGAAAATGGAGCCTACCTTTAAAACCCCCGGTAATTACAACACCGAGATCGGTCTTCCGCTTGCCATTCTTGAAAAAAGAGAGGAACTCAATGCATCCCGATATGGGATTTTTGAGCTTGCAGCTGATAAAAAAGGCGACATAAAAAGATTAATAGAGCTTGTAAAACCCAATATATCGATTTTGACCAATATAGGGACTGCTCATCTTGGAAATTATAAGTCCTATAATGAGCTTTTTGACGAGAAGTTCTCTGTCTTCTCAGAACTCAGAGATCATGATACCGCAGTAGCTAATGGTGATAATAGTAGGTTGGTCAAAAGATTGGAAAGGGCAACGTTCAGGACATTACTTTTTGGTGAAACAAAAGGCCTTCTTCTGCTTGATGAATACTATTATATGAATGGCAATACAATGGTTGTGCTTGATTTCAGCGGTAACAAGCGCTTGATAAGGTTGAAAGGGATTTGGAACAAGGGTCAGATCAAGAGTTTAATGGCTGCATATTTAACAATGCATGCCATGGGAATAGAACTGCCAGAACTTCTTCTTCTGGACTCAACCCTTCCCTTTGATAACAGGTTCAAAGTTCATGACTACTCTGGAATAAGAGTGATAAATGACTGTTACAACAGCAGTATAGAATCTGTAATGGTTGCTGTTGAAGCGATTTCCAGGTTATCCAAAGGAGAAAAGATAGCAGTAATTGGTTCCATTCTTGAGCAGGGAAGCCATTCAAAAGCAGCGCATCATAAGCTCGCAGAGCTTTTGCGGGATTTTGACAGTATAGTGCTTTATACAGCAGACCCTCAGGTAGAATACGTTACCGAGCTTGTTACCCCTTCTCTTGTTAGTAATTCTGTTGAGGATATAGTGAATTGGCTGGTTAAACATGTAAAAAAAAGAACCATTGTTTACTTCAAAGCTTCAAGAAGCGTCATGTTAGAAAAAGTGCTTAACGCTTTCAAGGAGAAGATAATGAAAAATGAATGA
- the dnaJ gene encoding molecular chaperone DnaJ produces the protein MAARKDYYEILGVSRDASKDDIKRAYRKLVKQWHPDAYKGSDKKQAEEKFKEIQEAYEILNDPQKRSMYDRFGYVGEPGYSGGGRTTGNSGGFFEDIFGDFQDIFDVFFGGSRSTQGRRTQRSVKGEDIHTTITVEIKDVINGKISFLEYDRKVACSACNGTGAEKGTSFSTCPRCNGTGTVTEEHRSFFGVFTNTHVCEACGGTGKIISKRCQTCNGTGSVRQKHRVRINIPAGVEDGATIRLTGQGNSGKFGGPNGDLYVRVRVSMPPYYRRSGNDLLYSVEIDYTEAALGTIVKIPLPEGSYENLKIPAGTDPGTIFKLKGYGIPSMNSGRRGDILVTVKVKIPKPSLKEKKLLEELAKVKGISR, from the coding sequence ATGGCAGCAAGAAAAGATTATTATGAAATCCTTGGAGTTTCAAGAGACGCCTCAAAAGATGACATAAAAAGAGCGTACAGAAAGCTTGTGAAACAATGGCATCCTGATGCATATAAAGGGAGCGACAAAAAACAAGCTGAAGAGAAATTCAAAGAAATACAGGAAGCTTACGAGATTTTGAACGACCCGCAAAAACGCTCCATGTATGATCGATTTGGATATGTGGGCGAACCCGGTTATTCAGGCGGTGGAAGGACCACAGGAAACAGTGGAGGCTTCTTTGAGGATATCTTCGGAGATTTTCAGGATATCTTTGATGTCTTTTTTGGCGGTTCCAGATCAACTCAAGGGAGAAGAACACAACGAAGCGTAAAAGGTGAAGATATTCACACCACAATAACTGTGGAAATAAAAGATGTTATAAACGGAAAGATTTCATTTCTTGAATATGATAGAAAAGTAGCATGTAGTGCTTGCAATGGTACTGGAGCAGAAAAGGGAACAAGCTTTTCAACGTGTCCACGATGTAATGGAACCGGGACTGTTACCGAAGAACACAGGTCCTTTTTTGGAGTTTTTACAAACACTCATGTTTGTGAAGCTTGCGGTGGAACCGGAAAAATAATAAGCAAGAGGTGCCAGACGTGTAATGGAACTGGATCAGTCAGACAGAAGCATCGTGTCAGGATAAACATCCCCGCTGGTGTAGAAGACGGCGCAACCATAAGACTTACTGGTCAGGGTAATTCCGGAAAATTTGGTGGACCAAATGGTGATCTATATGTTCGGGTCAGGGTAAGCATGCCTCCCTATTATCGAAGAAGCGGCAACGATCTTTTATACTCAGTCGAAATCGATTATACAGAAGCGGCTCTGGGAACCATCGTTAAAATTCCTTTGCCCGAAGGAAGCTATGAAAATCTCAAAATACCTGCTGGTACTGATCCAGGTACCATTTTTAAACTGAAGGGATATGGCATTCCTTCGATGAACAGCGGGAGACGTGGCGATATTTTGGTTACAGTAAAGGTTAAAATTCCAAAACCTTCTCTAAAGGAAAAGAAATTGCTGGAAGAACTCGCTAAGGTCAAAGGCATTTCAAGATAG
- a CDS encoding UDP-N-acetylmuramoyl-L-alanyl-D-glutamate--2,6-diaminopimelate ligase gives MKLSRVIELLGDLVLQTINMDGIDPDISSIVSNSRFLKPNDLFICIKGTYFDSHVLAEDLQEKGATALIAERPIESDQIKIPVIYVKNSRKAEAMLFMEQADHPYEKLITIGVTGTNGKTTITTLVKHVLDTFEKKCSLVGTVVNYIAGKESRNPKNTTPGAPVLAKYLKKSVEENYEYFVMEVSSHALAMHRVSGMRFDVAAISNVTRDHLDFHESFEDYYATKLKLFNLIKPSGKAVVNADRINIADIQLQRGQILTYGFGDESDYRIENLEMTRSGMYFDISTPFGSTQKVYTRLIGEHNAYNVAAVIAIMEALNYDTAHIIEAISTFTGVPGRFEFVEEASKYGFEVVVDFAHTPDALEKLLKTARRLVEGRIILVFGAGGNADKGKRPLMGEVASRFSDVVILTSDDPKHEDPEEILKDIEEGINKLKPYLVIPDRKEAISVGLTLANRQDMVVIAGRGHEEFQVVDNELIPFNDKEMVKHILDVKFRRLIKR, from the coding sequence ATGAAGTTATCCCGCGTTATTGAGCTCCTCGGAGATCTCGTCCTTCAAACGATAAATATGGATGGGATCGATCCAGACATTTCTTCAATCGTAAGTAACTCCCGTTTTCTCAAGCCCAATGATCTCTTTATCTGCATCAAAGGAACTTATTTCGATTCTCACGTCCTTGCGGAGGACCTTCAGGAAAAGGGTGCAACTGCTTTAATCGCAGAAAGACCAATCGAATCAGACCAAATTAAAATTCCGGTTATTTATGTAAAAAACAGCAGAAAAGCTGAAGCGATGTTGTTTATGGAGCAGGCGGATCACCCCTACGAAAAACTCATCACAATTGGCGTTACCGGTACAAATGGAAAGACTACCATCACAACATTGGTTAAGCATGTTCTTGATACTTTCGAAAAAAAATGCTCGCTTGTAGGCACGGTAGTTAACTATATTGCTGGCAAGGAATCCAGGAATCCTAAAAACACCACACCTGGAGCTCCGGTCCTTGCAAAATATCTTAAGAAATCTGTTGAAGAAAATTACGAATACTTCGTAATGGAAGTTTCTTCTCATGCCCTGGCAATGCACAGGGTCTCGGGCATGCGCTTCGATGTAGCGGCTATCAGCAATGTTACCAGGGATCATCTGGATTTCCACGAATCCTTTGAGGACTATTATGCAACCAAACTGAAGCTGTTTAATTTGATTAAACCTTCTGGAAAGGCCGTAGTCAACGCTGACAGAATAAACATTGCAGATATCCAGCTCCAGCGTGGTCAAATCCTTACTTATGGATTCGGTGATGAATCAGACTACAGAATAGAAAACCTTGAGATGACTCGTTCTGGTATGTATTTTGACATATCGACTCCCTTTGGTTCGACCCAGAAAGTTTACACCAGGCTTATAGGAGAGCACAATGCTTACAATGTGGCTGCGGTTATTGCGATTATGGAAGCACTTAACTATGACACAGCGCATATAATTGAGGCTATTTCCACCTTTACCGGAGTTCCCGGAAGATTTGAATTTGTAGAAGAGGCTTCCAAATACGGATTTGAAGTGGTAGTAGATTTTGCCCATACTCCTGATGCCCTTGAAAAATTGCTGAAAACCGCCAGAAGGCTCGTTGAAGGAAGGATAATACTTGTTTTTGGTGCTGGCGGAAATGCGGACAAAGGTAAACGCCCACTTATGGGTGAGGTCGCATCAAGATTTTCAGATGTGGTAATCCTCACTTCAGATGACCCCAAGCATGAAGATCCGGAAGAAATTCTAAAAGATATAGAAGAAGGGATCAACAAGCTGAAACCTTATCTGGTTATCCCGGATAGAAAAGAAGCAATATCTGTCGGACTAACTCTTGCTAACAGACAGGATATGGTGGTAATTGCGGGCAGAGGGCATGAGGAATTTCAGGTTGTTGATAATGAGTTAATCCCTTTCAATGACAAGGAAATGGTCAAGCATATTCTCGATGTGAAATTTCGGAGGCTCATAAAAAGGTGA
- the hrcA gene encoding heat-inducible transcriptional repressor HrcA — protein MSPRNSGKEPILNDRQVKILYCIVKEYITYGKPVSSRQVLHRSNISCSSATIRNDMRKLEFLGYIFQPHTSAGRIPTDKGLRFYFNSIQKLASDYEDSSASISLRQAAFVADVEKILKVTAKALSKVTMAYAVIEKPKQEKLLVKHIAISPISQNYFGVTLVTDLGVTMNSTVYIGHNFTHYEDLQRRLNDAIRGKMIGEIKKGLKELKLLNDHWYNEEIEEMLYILQNIFESEEENRYVKYGLEYIVSSTALNWQDIVGLIKHTEDQGKLNNLISKFSHYDEKVIIGKELGIEELKNFSLFISGYQKFNERLGTIAVLGPKILPYEKIYTYLKYMSNRLSEVFSKR, from the coding sequence ATGAGCCCCAGAAATTCTGGCAAAGAACCTATACTCAACGACAGACAGGTGAAGATTCTTTATTGCATCGTCAAAGAGTATATCACATATGGCAAACCTGTTAGTTCCCGACAGGTTTTACATCGTTCCAATATCAGTTGCAGTTCTGCAACAATCCGCAATGATATGCGGAAACTTGAATTCCTTGGATACATTTTTCAACCTCATACATCAGCGGGGCGTATTCCAACTGATAAAGGGCTGAGGTTCTATTTTAATTCAATTCAGAAGCTTGCATCGGATTATGAAGACAGCAGCGCGTCAATTTCTCTGCGGCAGGCAGCCTTTGTCGCAGATGTCGAAAAAATATTGAAAGTAACGGCAAAAGCCCTTTCAAAGGTTACCATGGCCTATGCGGTGATCGAAAAGCCCAAGCAGGAAAAATTACTCGTAAAGCATATTGCAATTTCACCCATATCTCAAAATTATTTCGGCGTCACACTGGTTACAGATTTAGGCGTCACCATGAATTCAACTGTGTATATTGGCCATAATTTTACCCATTATGAAGATCTCCAGCGGCGCCTTAACGATGCTATCAGGGGAAAAATGATTGGTGAGATAAAAAAGGGGTTGAAGGAGCTAAAACTGCTTAACGACCACTGGTATAACGAAGAAATTGAGGAAATGCTGTACATACTTCAAAATATTTTTGAAAGCGAAGAGGAAAATAGATATGTTAAATATGGTCTTGAATACATTGTTTCTTCAACGGCCTTAAATTGGCAGGATATAGTTGGTCTGATAAAACATACTGAGGACCAGGGTAAACTCAACAATCTTATCAGCAAATTCTCTCACTACGATGAAAAGGTGATAATTGGGAAAGAATTAGGCATAGAAGAACTAAAGAACTTTTCGCTTTTTATATCCGGATATCAGAAATTCAACGAGCGTCTTGGAACAATAGCAGTGCTTGGACCTAAAATATTGCCTTATGAGAAGATATACACATATCTGAAATACATGTCGAATCGATTATCAGAGGTTTTCAGTAAAAGATGA